Proteins encoded within one genomic window of Synechococcus sp. PCC 7335:
- a CDS encoding PhoX family phosphatase: MSIKRRQLLLFLGAAAGTTALKPVGLLPSKAATSGALETSLDSAIALSSTASFQPLKSPMPYDAINISAERQPAEYAQYEIQDDIILPDGYTYDVIAAWGDPIGDSRFGYNNDYLSFVSTGPNEGYLTINFEYISSDTWAETYAAVIGESLPFAEVKQALDSFEDGEVDAFALVEGDPLKDGIVKISKEALLDQGLGVIFVQRSPEGKWSKVPHESERRISGISGLEDGKYLQATGPAIAVFNKTEVEGYTDGLGDQIIGTFGNCSGGTTPWGTVLSAEENIQSQVPEAVYSDGSSFEPSQKAFAADFDGQGNVFGLSCNKYGWIVEVDPSDPTDFGTKHTWIGRYRHEAVGVRAEAGKRLAFYSGCDRRGGHLYKFISTKAVQDPTDKTNSQLLNDGMLYAAIFNPDGTGSWLSLSPDTPVNPVLPSSVVGGMVTLPIRPEGGFGQVEEDAIAQQLAADFATLGDLYEGATLEEKQGAILIDAHFAANAAGATATARPEDTDIAPDGTLFIAFTSGSAGGDGGPDKAIFVGPDGEPDYETGWIMKLIETDNDPAALTFSWEMIATGGEPTDGGIGFANPDNLEFDSQGNLWVVTDMSTSTHNNPVPAGRKDESGEPIVGPGLLGIYGNNSLWKIPLASNAAGAAAEEKAGEAKMFAYGPMECELTGPFFTEDSSTLFIAAQHPGERHGIRKNMATEVRDFEMKTTGGQTFIQQRAVPIGSNWPIGTENAPPKPAVVAIRSLEAGASIV, translated from the coding sequence CGCTTAAAAGTCCGATGCCCTACGACGCGATTAATATTAGCGCCGAGCGGCAGCCAGCTGAGTACGCTCAATATGAGATTCAAGACGATATCATTCTTCCCGATGGCTATACCTACGATGTGATTGCGGCTTGGGGCGATCCAATCGGAGACTCACGGTTTGGCTACAACAACGACTATCTATCTTTTGTATCAACCGGACCCAACGAGGGTTACCTGACTATCAACTTTGAATACATCAGCAGTGATACTTGGGCAGAAACGTATGCTGCTGTTATTGGCGAATCGCTGCCGTTTGCAGAAGTCAAACAGGCGTTGGATAGTTTTGAAGATGGAGAAGTTGACGCCTTTGCACTTGTCGAAGGCGATCCATTGAAAGATGGAATCGTAAAAATATCAAAGGAAGCCTTATTAGACCAGGGATTAGGCGTTATTTTTGTGCAGCGTAGCCCAGAGGGAAAGTGGTCGAAGGTCCCTCATGAGAGCGAACGACGAATTTCTGGAATTTCAGGTCTAGAAGACGGTAAATACTTGCAGGCTACAGGCCCGGCGATCGCAGTCTTTAATAAAACGGAAGTTGAAGGCTATACCGATGGCCTAGGCGATCAGATTATTGGCACTTTTGGCAACTGCTCAGGTGGTACTACACCTTGGGGGACAGTACTGAGCGCCGAAGAAAATATTCAATCGCAGGTTCCCGAAGCCGTCTACAGCGACGGGTCATCATTCGAGCCTAGCCAAAAAGCGTTCGCCGCTGACTTTGATGGACAGGGCAACGTATTTGGACTTTCCTGTAACAAATACGGCTGGATTGTCGAAGTCGATCCAAGCGATCCGACTGATTTTGGGACTAAGCATACTTGGATAGGTCGCTATCGACACGAGGCAGTAGGCGTTCGCGCAGAAGCTGGAAAGCGATTAGCGTTTTATTCAGGGTGCGATCGCAGAGGCGGACATCTCTACAAATTCATCAGCACCAAAGCAGTTCAAGACCCGACTGACAAGACGAACTCTCAACTACTCAACGACGGCATGCTCTACGCCGCTATTTTCAATCCCGACGGTACTGGCAGTTGGCTGTCGCTTTCTCCTGATACGCCTGTCAATCCGGTTCTACCTAGCAGCGTAGTCGGTGGCATGGTAACGTTGCCGATTCGCCCAGAAGGTGGATTTGGTCAGGTTGAAGAAGATGCGATCGCCCAGCAGCTAGCAGCAGACTTCGCGACCCTAGGCGATCTCTACGAAGGCGCCACCCTTGAAGAAAAGCAAGGCGCCATCTTAATTGATGCTCACTTTGCTGCCAATGCGGCTGGCGCCACCGCAACTGCTCGCCCTGAAGATACCGACATTGCACCAGACGGCACCCTATTTATCGCCTTTACCTCCGGATCGGCCGGCGGAGATGGCGGTCCAGATAAAGCTATCTTTGTCGGTCCCGATGGCGAACCTGACTATGAAACTGGTTGGATTATGAAGCTGATTGAAACCGATAACGATCCAGCCGCGCTGACCTTTAGTTGGGAAATGATAGCGACTGGGGGCGAACCTACAGATGGCGGCATTGGCTTCGCTAATCCAGACAACCTAGAATTCGATAGCCAGGGAAATCTTTGGGTGGTCACCGACATGTCGACTAGCACCCACAACAACCCAGTTCCAGCCGGCCGTAAAGACGAATCAGGTGAACCTATCGTCGGCCCTGGCCTGCTTGGCATCTATGGCAATAACTCCCTTTGGAAGATTCCGCTCGCGAGTAATGCTGCTGGCGCCGCCGCCGAAGAGAAGGCTGGCGAGGCCAAGATGTTTGCCTATGGACCGATGGAATGCGAGCTAACAGGGCCTTTCTTCACTGAAGATAGCAGCACGCTGTTTATAGCCGCGCAGCATCCTGGAGAACGCCACGGCATTCGCAAAAACATGGCCACAGAAGTTCGCGACTTTGAAATGAAAACGACTGGTGGCCAGACCTTTATACAGCAGCGAGCAGTGCCCATCGGCTCCAACTGGCCAATCGGTACTGAAAACGCACCGCCAAAACCTGCGGTTGTTGCAATTCGTAGCTTAGAAGCAGGAGCTAGCATTGTTTAA